The genomic region TGCCGTGCGTGTGCGACTCGATGGAGCGCAGGCGGGCCATGTCCTCGAAGTCGAGCACCGGCTGCGAAACCTCAAGCCGCATAGGCGGGTTGACCGCATTGATGTCCAGCAGGTTGGGCTTGGGGCCGATGAAGTTGTTCAGCGACATCACGATGGCCTCGCGGATCGGGTCGATCGGCGGGTTGGTGACCTGGGCGAACAGCTGCTTGAAGTAGTTGTAGAGCGGCTTGTCCTTGCTCGACAGCACGGCCAGGGGCGAGTCGTTGCCCATGGAGCCAATGCCCTCTTCGCCATTGGCGGCCATGGGCGCCAGCAGGAACTTGACGTCTTCCTGGGTGAAGCCGAAGGCCTGCTGGCGGTCCAGCAGCGAGGCCGGGAATTCGGCCGGCGCCGCCGCCTCGACCGGGATGTCGTCCAGCTTGACACGGACGTTCTCGATCCACTGGCGGTAGGGACGCGCGTTGGCGTACTGGTTCTTGAGCTCCTCGTCGTCGACGATGCGGCCCTGTTCCAGGTCGATCAGGAACATCTTGCCCGGCTGCAGGCGCCATTTCTTGACGATCTTGCTCTCGGGGATGGGCAGCACGCCGCTCTCGGAGGCCAGCACGACCAGGTCGTCGTCGGTGATGCAGTAGCGGGCCGGGCGCAGGCCATTGCGGTCCAGCGCGGCGCAGACCTGGCGGCCGTCGGTGAAGGCCATGGCGGCCGGGCCGTCCCAGGGTTCCATCATGGCCGCGTGGTACTCGTAGAAGGCACGGCGGCGCTCGTCCATCAGCTCATGGTTCTCCCAGGCTTCCGGGATCATCATCATGGCCGCATGGGCCAGCGGATAGCCGGCCATGGTCAGCAGCTCGATGGCGTTGTCGAAGGTGGCCGTGTCGCTCTGGTGCTCGAAGCTGATCGGGTACAGCTTCTTCAGGTCCTCGCCCAGCACCGGCGACTTCATCACGCCTTCACGGGCACGCATCCAGTTGAAGTTGCCCTTGACCGTGTTGATCTCGCCGTTGTGGGCGACCATGCGGTAGGGGTGGGCCAGCGGCCATTCGGGGAAGGTGTTGGTCGAGAAGCGCTGGTGCACCAGAGCGATGGCCGAGGTGACTCGGGTATCGCCCAGGTCCTTGTAGTAGGCGCCGACCTGGTCGGCCAGCAGCAGGCCCTTGTAGATCACGGTGCGGCAGCTCATGCTCGGCACGTAGTACTCGCGGCTGTGGGTCAGCTTTAGCGCCTGGATGGCGCTGCTCGCGGTCTTGCGGATCACGTAGAGCTTTCGCTCCAGGGCATCGGGCACGATGATGTCCGGGCCGCGGCCGATGAAGATCTGCCGGATGATGGGTTCCTTCTCCCGCACCGTCGGCGACATTGGCAGCTCGGCATCCACCGGCACGTCGCGCCAACCCAGCAAGACCTGGCCCTCGGCCTTCACGGCACGCTCCAGCTCCTGGACGCAGGCCAGCCGGGAAGCATGTTCCTTGGGCAGGAAGATCATGCCGACGCCGTATTCGCCGGGGGGCGGCAATTCGACGCCCTGCTTGGCCATCTCCTCGCGGTAGTACTCGTCCGGGATCTGGATCAGGATGCCGGCGCCGTCGCCCATCAGCTTGTCGGCCCCGACCGCGCCGCGGTGGTCCAGGTTCTCCAGGATCTTGAGACCCTGCTGGACGATGGAATGCGCCTTCTGGCCCTTGATGTGGGCGACGAAGCCGAGGCCGCAGGCGTCCTTTTCATTGGTCGGGCGGTACAGGCCCCGGGCGGTCAAATCCTCGATCTCGGCTTGAACCTGTGCGGCCTGGCTGATCTTGCTGTTCACGGCGCTCTCCAACTACTGACTACTGACGCGAAGAAAGGAGCCGCGAGATTACTGCGCTGCAGCATTACATACAAGAACGAACAATAGGGGTCAGACTCCTTTTACTGCGATGAGTCAGATTGCAACTGCGTTAATTGGGGACACAGTCATTCGACGGCCGCTGGCAGTGCGCGGCGACCAGCCGGTCTTCCCCGCTTGCGCGGTTGAACCGGCCGGTCGGTCTCATCGGCCAGTCCCTTCAGGAAAGCGGCCGAGCCCAGCGGCCAGCCCTTGTGGGCTGCCTCGGTCAGAGCCTTCCATTCCGAGGCCGCACAGCCCTGTTCCAGCCACTGCCTCCAGGCCATCTCGCGCTCGAACGGCGTATTGCCCATCGCCCAGAACAGCGCGTGGTCGTAGACCAGGGGGTCACGCCTCAGCCCCAGATGGTGGGCGGCGCTGGACCAGAGATAGTCGGCCGGCTGTCCGCCGAGCTGAGCCCGCTGCGGATTCAGCTCCAGGTAGCGCATGCACGCCAGCAGGTAAGTGCTGGCTTCGATAGGTGCGGCTCGGAAGCGGCCGTCCCACAAGGTCCCGCTGCGGCCATGCCGCTTGTTGAAGGCCGCCACATAGCGGCGACCCAGGGCCTGCATCATGCGGCTGAGACCGTCCCCGGTTTCCGGCGTGGCCAGCAGGTGCAGGTGGTTGTCCATCAGCACATAGGCATGGACCTGCACCTTGTAGGTCGCCGCGCATTCGCGCAGGTCGTCTAGCAGGCGCTGGCGGTCCTGGTCGTCGGCCACGATGGGCTGGCGATTCAGGCCGCGCTGGATCAGGTGATGGGGCAGTCCTGGGACGGCAAGTCGAGCAAGTCGGGCCATGGAAGGGGCAGACAGATTGAACCTGTCCCCATTATTGCGCCTCAGCCCGGCCGCTCGTATGGCGTCCGGGCCTTCGTCAGCCACAGGCTCCTACCGGAGCCTGTGCACGGACTCAGACCTGGATCAGTTGCTGCCCGGTCAGGCGCTGGTGTTCCTTGATCGCATAGCGGTCGGTCATGCCCGCGATGTAGTCGGCCACGGCACGCGGCTTGTCGGGAGCGGCCGAGAACTCCTCGGGCATCTGGGCCGGGTCCGTCATGTAGAGCGAGAACAGGTCGCGCAAGACCTGCTCCGCCCGGGTCCGGGTCTGAGCGACCTGGGGATGGCGGTAGAGGTTGGCGAACAGGAATCGCTTGAGCTCGGTACTGGCGGAGCGCATTTCTTTGCTGAAGCGAAGCAGCGGAGCATCGGCGGTGCGGACGGCTTCGACGTCGGCCGGGGCCGCTTCCTCCAGCCGGGTGCGGCTTGCGTCAATGATGTCGTAGACCTGGTTGGACAGCATGCGCCTGATGGTCTCGGCCAGCAGGCGTTTGCCGACCAGTTGGGGATACTCGGCCAGGGCCTCGCGCAGGTAGCGCTGCACCAGCGGCACGGCTTCCAGTTGCTCCAGCGTGACCAGGCCCGAGCGCACGCCGTCGTCGATGTCGTGGGCGTTGTAGGCCACCTCGTCGGCCAGATTGCAGAGCTGGGCCTCGAGGCTGGGCTGGCCGCCATTCAGGAACCGAGCTGCTATGCCGTCGGGCTCCACGGCTTCTATGGCTTGCGCGTTGCGGCGCGAGCAATGCTTGAGGATGCCCTCGCGCGATTCGAAGCTGAGATTGAGCCCATCGAAGGCTGGATAGCGCTGCTCCAGCAGGTCCACCACGCGCAGGCTCTGCAGGTTGTGCTCGAAGCCGCCGTAGTCCTTCATGCAGTCGTCGAGCACGTCCTGGCCCGCATGGCCGAAGGGCGTGTGGCCCAGGTCGTGGGCCAGGGCGATGGTCTCGATCAGGTCTTCGTCCAGGCCCAGGCTGCGGGCGATGGAGCGGCCCAGCTGGGCCACTTCCAGCGAATGGGTCAGCCGGGTGCGGAACAGGTCGCCCTCGTGGTTGAGGAAGACCTGGGTCTTGTAGACCAGGCGACGAAAGGCCGTGCTGTGGACGATGCGGTCGCGGTCGCGCTGGAATTCGCTGCGCGTTGGCGCCGGAGGCTCGGGGAAGCGGCGGCCTCGGCTGCGGTTCGGGTGGCAGGCGTAGGCGGCGCGCATCTTGGGGTGTCCCGGGTCAGGCGGCCGTGCAGTGTTCGAGCACCTCGGCCACCAGGGCTTCGGGCGCGCTTCGCATCACGGCCTTGCCCAGGGCCTCGATCAGCACGAAGCGGATCTCGCCGCCCTCGGCCTTCTTGTCGACCCGCATCAGCTCCAGATAGCGTTCAGTGCCCAGTCGCGGACCTATCGTGGGCAGCCCCGCCCTCTGGATGACGCGGCGCATGCGGCTCGCAAATTCGGCCGGCATCAGGCCAAGCCGTACCGACAACTCGCTGGCCATCACCATGCCGCAGCCAACGCCCTCGCCGTGCAGCCATTCGCCATAGCCCAGGCCGGTCTCAATGGCATGGCCGAAGGTGTGGCCGAAATTGAGGATGGCGCGCAGGCCGCTCTCGCGCTCGTCCTGGCCCACGACCCAGGCCTTGATCTCGCAGCTGCGCTTCACGGCATGGGCCAGTGCGGTCTTGTCACGCGCCATCAGGGCATCAAGATTGGCCTCGATCCAGTCCAGGAAGGCGGCATCGGCGATGGGGCCGTACTTGATCACCTCGGCCAGGCCGGCGGACAGCTCGCGCTGCGGCAGGGTGTCCAGCGTGTCCAGGTCGGCCAGCACCCGCACAGGCTGGTAGAAGGCTCCGACCATGTTCTTGCCCAGCGGATGATTGATGGCCGTCTTGCCGCCCACCGAGGAATCGACCTGCGAAAGCAAGGTGGTGGGCACCTGGACGAAGGGCACTCCGCGCATGTAGACCGCCGCGGCGAAGCCGGTCATGTCGCCGATCACACCGCCGCCCAGGGCGACCAGTACCGTCTTGCGGTCGCAGGCCGTGGCCAGCAGCTGGTCGATGATGGCGTTGAGAGAGGTCCAGTCCTTGTGCTCTTCGCCGTCCGGAAGGACCACGGTCTCGATACGCTGGAAGTGCGACGCCAGTTGCGCCCTCACCCGCTCCAAGTAGAGCGGTGCCACCGTTTCGTTGCTGACAATCAGTGCCGCGGCCGCCTTGGGCAGGCCCTGCCAGCTGGCGGCTTGATCGAGCAGTCCGGGGGCGATCAGGATGTCGTAGCTGCGCTCGGCCAGCGCGATGGGCACGGTGATCAGGGACAGCTGGGAACTCATGCCCGGAGTGTACGGGCCGCTACTGCATGCCTTAGACGTCTCGCTCGGCACCGACCGAGGCCTTGACACGCGTGGGGCTGACCAGGCCGGCGAGTTCCAACTGCATCAGCACCATGTTGACCAGGCCGTGGACCGAGGGTCGGCCCGTTTCCAGCACATAGTGGGCGGTGCGCCGATACAGCGGGTCGCGCTGGCCGAACAGTTCGCGCAGCTTGCCCATCGGATCCTTCACCTGCAGCAAAGGCCGGGTCGTGTCATGGCGAAGCCGGCGGAACAGCTCTTCCGGCGTGGAGCGCAGATAGATCACCGTGGCCTGTTCGTGCAGGCATTGGCGGTTTTCTTCGCGCAGCACAGCGCCACCACCGGTGGCCAGCACCATCTCCTGCTCATGACTCAGCAGCGTGGCGATGACTTCGCTCTCGATCAGCCGGAAAGCCTCTTCGCCCTCCCGGGCAAAGAACTCCTTGATCGAACAGCCGATCCGCTTCTCGATTTCGGCGTCCGAATCGACAAAAGGCACGTCGAGTTGACGTGCCAGTTGTTTGCCGACGGTGGACTTGCCACCGCCGGGCATGCCTACGAGAGCCAGTCTCAGGGGCACGAGGCCTTTTTGACGACGTTCAGCGTCACGGTCGTGGTCAGACCACCCGGCGACTTGAACGCGATCGCCACCAGCCCTTCACTAGCCGTATCGAAGGCATAGCTGACCGTTGCCCTGGAGGCATCCAGCGTGCTGGCGACCGGGCTGCCTCCAATCACCGAGCTCGCAAAACCTTGGGTCGGCGTCGACGACGAAATCACCGTCCCTGCCGCCATAGGATTGAGTCGATAGGCATTGGCGTCGGCCGCCAGAATCTGGAAGCTTCCCGTCTTGGCAGTGGTGCAAACCACGTCGAGACTGTCCACCACGCTGAAGGTCGTCTTCGGCCTGGCCGGGTCGCCATCGGTCGCAAGACTGATGGTCGGCCCGTTCTTGGCAATGGTTGCAGATGCATCAGTAGGCCAGAGTGGCCGCGCTTCAGAGGTCGACAGCACCGTCTCGATAGCACGCCGCACATAGACCTGGCCGGCACCGCTCCAGACCCCGTCGCACGTGCCTGCCACGGAAGGCGTGAAGGCGCTCAGCAACATGGTCGCGGGAGGTGCGACGCAGGCATTCTTGTTGTTGATGGTCAGGCTGATGAACTCGTTGCCGGTCGGGTCGTTGTTGTAGTACCTATCCTTGAAGATATTGCCCAGGTCCTGGAACGGTTCGCCCAGGTCGTAGACGTTGTTGCCGTTGAGGTCGATGAAGGATTCTTCACCCAGCGCGTAGGCGATCACCGTGATACGACCATCGTCAGGCTTGGGCTGCGAGGTCACGAAGTTGGCCGTGAGACGGGCGATGCCATTGACCTGCTGGATCTGCTTGACTGCCTCGATCTGGCCGCCTTCGGTCACGAAGTTCACCGAGGTGCCCGCCGGCACCGGGTTGCCGCTGCGGTCGGAGGCGATGATCTGATAGGTGTTGGGCGTGCCGTCGATGCCATAGCCCTCGATGTTCTTGGTGCCCTGCGACAGCGAGAAGTTGGCCTGCGAGGGCAAGCCGACTGCCACACTGAGATTGCTGGACACCGTAGCGATGGCCGGCGACGAGCCCTGGAGCTTGGCGTGGATACGCACAGGCGTCGGCTGGGTGCCCGAGTTGACGCGGGCCGACACCCGACCCAGGGCGTTGGAAGTTTGCGTGAACGGATTGGCCGAAGGCGGTTCGACGGCCTCGACGCCATGCCCCTCCATGATCACGCCACCAGCACCGGTCTGCAGCCGCATCTCGACCACGCGGTTGGGCAGGGGGTTTCCTGCAGCGTCACGAACCTCGAAGGTCACCAGCGATGACTCCGTGAAGCCGGATCCTTTCAGATAGATGGCTTCGGGCAGCGCCTGGACAAAGGCCAGGCTGGCCGCGGCCGGCGCATCGATCGGCAGGGTCAGCGACCTGGTCGCCGCCGTGCCGTCAATCACCGCCTGGATCTGGTCCGAGGCCTGGACCGCACCGCAGCCGTTGTCGCGGAACTGGATGGTGACGGTATTGCTGGTGGCCGACAGCGTCGACGGCGACAGGCTGGCCTTGCCCTGAGCGGTACACGAGGAGCTGAGCGTCAGCTTGACTGGCGAGGTCACGCTCGCCCCGGACAGGCCCAGCGTCAGCGTGGTCTGACCGTAGGCCGAGAGAGGGCTGAGCAGCGGCGTCAGGCTGTTGATGGATACATCGGTCGCCTGGACCTGGAAGCCCTTGGTTGCCTGCAGATTGGTGCCTGCATAGGTCGCCGTTGCATTGATCTCGTCGGCACCAGCCGACGAGGTGCTGGTGGGCGACATCACAACGATGGCGTCGCCATTGGCGTCGGTCAGTGCAGTTGCAACATTGGTCTTGGCCAGGCTACGGATGACCGTGAAGGTCACGACCTGACCGGCCACCACGGCGCCACGGCTGTCCGTTAGATGGGCGGTCACGGTGGCGGGCACGGCCGCGCTGATGGAGGCCGAGCTGAGCGTCAGCTGCAGCACCGGAATGCCTGAGGAACCGCTGGTCGCCAATTGCAGGGCCGCTTGCGCCAGCACGGCGACGCCACCCACGGTGACGCGGGCCTCGACCACGTCACCCCCGCTGGCACCTACACGCGGACTGATGACGACCGAGCCTGCACCGGTGCCGTCGGTCTTGGCCGTCGAAGCATCAAAGCTGACGAGGCCGTACTGGGATGAGAAGCTGACCACTGCGTCCTTGACGATGGCGCCGGTCGGATCCTTCACGACGGCAACGGCCGTCGCAGGCTGCGTGCTCGAAATCAGGGAATTGCTGAGCGTCAGCGTGACCGATGGCTTCTCGCCGACGATCTGCACACCGAGTTCGGTCAGGAGGTCCTTGCCGGACACCGACGCGCTGGCCTGCACCACGTCGGCCGAGGTGGTCGCGCCGTCCTTGGGCAGCATCGTGGTCGATGCGACACCCGAGGCATTGGTCAGAGCGCTTGTGTTGCCGAAGCTGACACCCCCGGTCTTGGAGACGAAGCTGACCAAACGGCCGGCCACCGGCTTGGCTTGAGCATCGCGGACCGTTGCCTGCAGTGCCACCGCGCCCGTGGAGGTCTTGAGCGTGGTCGTGGTGGCGCCCAACGTCAGGGTGGGCGCCGCCCCCTCGACGGTGAAACCACGCTGGCCGCTGACCTGCACGCTGCTCACCGTGGCCGATGCCAGCAGTTCGTCGGCCCCGGTCAGGCCTGAACTGCCGGCAGAAACCGTCAGCGTTGCCACGCCACTGGCATTGGTCAGGACGGAGCTGCTGGACAGCTGCGCCAGGTTGCCGCGGGCCGTCGCCAGGTTGACCACCACGTTGGGCAAGCCGACGCCGGCGGCCGAACGAACCGTCACCGTGGCGGTACTCGGGAGCAAGGCAGTCACCGAGGTCGAGGACATCGCCACATCGAGCACAGGCCCTGCATTGCCGCCGGGCGTCGGATCCACGACGTCGATCGTGGCCGTCCGGGTGATGGACCCGCTGGTGGCCGTGACCGTAATGGTCCGCTTGGACTGGTCCGAGCCAATGCTGATCGAGGCCGTCATTGAACCGGTCGTATCGGTCTTGGTGCCGCTGGGCGTCGCGATCGCGTTGCTGTTGACGCTGATGGTCACAGGAACATCGGCCACCGTGTTGCGCTTCGAATCCAGCGCAGATACCGTGACGACCGACTTGACCGAGCCGTCGGTCGGCAGGCTGGCCGTGCTCAGCACCAGGGCCAGGTCCGTGGCGGTCGCGCCGGTCCCGCCAGTACCACCGCCACCACCCCCACCCAGCACCGGCGTGCCCGCCGATCCTCCGCCTCCGCCGCAGGCAGTCATCAATACGGTCAGCAGCAGCAGCGCCATGCGCGCAAACCAGCCTCGACCCAGTGCAGCGACCATCTTCATCTCATATCTCCATCGGAACCGACGCACTTGCCGTCGGAATCTCCCTCAAGCCATTGGATTCACTTGCCATGCCGCGTCGCCGTGCCGACTCACTTCACCACGGCTCGTTCCGTCACCACCTTGGGGGTGAGGAAGATCAGCAGTTCTGTCTTGCTCGAAATCCGCGACTTGTTCTTGAACAGGTTGCCAATGATCGGAATGTCTCCCAGCAGCGGCACCTTGCTTTCGTCGATTCGTTCGTCTTGCGTGAAGATGCCGCCGATCACGACCGTGCCGCCGTTCTCCACAAGCACCTGCGTCTGCACATGCTTGTTGTTGATGGCATAGCCCTGGGGCGTCAGCGTGCCCCGGCTGTCCTTGTTCACGTCGACGTTCATGATCACATTGCCTTCCGGCGTGATCTGCGGCGTGACCTCCAGCTTGAGCACGGCCTTCTTGAACGCGATCGACGTGGCACCGCTGGCCGTGGCCACCTGGTAGGGCAGTTCCTCGCCCTGCTCGATCAGGGCCTTCACCTGATCAGCCGTGATGACACGCGGGCTGGACACGATCTTGCCCTTGCCGTCCGCCTCCAGGGCCGACAGCTCCAGGTTCAGGAAGCGGTTGGACGCCGCGCTGAACAGAGACAGCGCAAACGAGACCGGGTTGGCGCCGCCGAAGGTATCGGACGAGACATTGGCCGGCAAATTGACGAACTGGCTGTTGGCATAGCTTTGCGCCACGCCTTGCCCGGTTTGCGCGCCCACGGCGTTGTAGTTGCCGCCGAGCGTCAGGTAGTTGTTGCCGGACAGGTTGTAGCCGGGGATGCCACCCTGGATGCCGCGCAAATCCTGGCTGCCCAGCTTGACACCCAGCGCACGACCGAACTTGTCGTCCGCCTCGACGATGCGGGCCTCGATCAGGACCTGGCGCACCGGGATGTCGATCTTGGCGATCATGGCCTGGATCTCTTCCAGCTTGGACGGAATGTCGCTGACGAAGAGCTGATTGGTGCGCGTCTCGTAAATGACGCTGCCGCGGGGTGACAGGATGCGTGTCGTAGCGGCACCGCTGTTGCCACCACTGCCACTGGTGGATTGGCCCGTCAGCCCCTTGGCCACTTCCTCGGCCTTGGTGTAGTTCAGCTGGAAGGCCTGGGTACGCACCGGTTCGAGGTTTGCAATTTGAGCCTTGGCCTCGAGCTCCATCTTTTCCTTGGCCGCCAGTTCGTCCTTGGGAGCGATCAGCAGCACATTGCCGGTCTTGCGCAGGCCCAGGTTCTTGGCCTGCATGATGATGTCCAGCGCCTGGTCCCAAGGCACGTCCTTGAGTCGCAGCGTGACGCTTCCGGTCACGGTGTCACTGGTCACCACGTTGAAATTGGTGAAGTCGGCGATCACCTGAAGCAGGGCTCGCACTTCGATGTTCTGGAAGTTCAGCGACAGCTTGTCGCCAGCAAAGCCAGGGCCCTGCACCAGCTTGTTGGGATCGACCTTCTGAGGCCGCACTTCGAGGACGAACTGGTTGTCGGTCTGGTAGGCGCTGTGTTCCCAGGCCCCCTTGGGCTCGACCACCATGCGAACCCGGTCACCGACCTGGTTGGTCGAGATGGCTTGCACCGGCGTGCCGAAATCGGTGACGTCGAGGCGGCGACGCAGGGCCTCCGGCAGGGTCGAACGCAGGAACTCGACGACCAGGGACTGGCCTTGCTGCTGGATGTCCACGCCCACCTGGTTGCTGGGCAGGTTCACGATGACTCGGCCCGTGCCATCCTGGCCGCGGCGGAAATCGATCTCACGCAGCGATTGCGGGCTGGCGTTGAGCGACTGCGCAAAGTGCACCGGCTCGCTGGTACCGGAGGCGGTCACGGCCGTCGGCGTGCTGTTCTCCAGAAACAAAACCAGGGCATTGCCCTGGATCTCGGCGCGATAACCTGCCGGCTGACGGAGGTTCAGCACCAGCCGGGTCCGCTCACCGGCCTGCGCGACCGCAATGGTGCGCAGATTGCCCTGGTTGATCTCGATCAGCGATCGGCCCAGATCGTTGCTGACGCCCGCCAGGTCGATCGCGACCCGCGGCGGCGTCTGCACCGTGAAGCCGCGTGGCACCTCGGTCAATGGCTGCGCCAGTTCGATGCGAACGACCTCGGTCCCGGCTTGCTGGACGCTGTTGATCGACTTGATGCTGTTCTGTGCCCAGGCCTGGAGCGGCAGCAGCATGCAGGTAGTGAGCGTCAAGGCCCATGCGCGCCAACGATTCATCCTGGAGATCTCCTGACTGATTGTTCTCATCGTCCCTTCTCCTGAAGCTGGAGGGTCGTGATGCGCTCCACCTGGTCGCCGGTCGCGTCCTGGACGAGTTCCCGCAAGGTGATGGCCGTCTCGCTGATCTGTTTGACAAGGCCGAAGTTCTGGCCGAGGTAGTCACCCACCTTGACCTGGTACAGCAGGTTATCCACCTTCACCAGGGCGTAGCGGCGCTCCTGCCGTGTCAGGCTGCCGACCATGCTCATGCTGTCCAGCGGATAGGCTTCGAGCGGCTCGCGCCGGCGGTTCAGTTCGGCCGCCAGCAGCGAGTTCGGCTGGCTCGCTTCCTGTTTGACCGCCACGCTGAGTTTCTGTGTGCTGTAGGGGTCGACGCCACCCATGGCCTCATAGGGCTGAGGCAGAAATTTCTTGGGCGGCACCAGCGGCGGAACACTGGCCTTGGCATTGCCGGCTTCGGTCTTCATCCAGGCTTGCAGCTCGTCCATATCGGCCGAACAGCCTGCCAGGCTCAGCCCGAGCAG from Pelomonas sp. SE-A7 harbors:
- a CDS encoding transposase, yielding MARLARLAVPGLPHHLIQRGLNRQPIVADDQDRQRLLDDLRECAATYKVQVHAYVLMDNHLHLLATPETGDGLSRMMQALGRRYVAAFNKRHGRSGTLWDGRFRAAPIEASTYLLACMRYLELNPQRAQLGGQPADYLWSSAAHHLGLRRDPLVYDHALFWAMGNTPFEREMAWRQWLEQGCAASEWKALTEAAHKGWPLGSAAFLKGLADETDRPVQPRKRGRPAGRRALPAAVE
- a CDS encoding deoxyguanosinetriphosphate triphosphohydrolase → MRAAYACHPNRSRGRRFPEPPAPTRSEFQRDRDRIVHSTAFRRLVYKTQVFLNHEGDLFRTRLTHSLEVAQLGRSIARSLGLDEDLIETIALAHDLGHTPFGHAGQDVLDDCMKDYGGFEHNLQSLRVVDLLEQRYPAFDGLNLSFESREGILKHCSRRNAQAIEAVEPDGIAARFLNGGQPSLEAQLCNLADEVAYNAHDIDDGVRSGLVTLEQLEAVPLVQRYLREALAEYPQLVGKRLLAETIRRMLSNQVYDIIDASRTRLEEAAPADVEAVRTADAPLLRFSKEMRSASTELKRFLFANLYRHPQVAQTRTRAEQVLRDLFSLYMTDPAQMPEEFSAAPDKPRAVADYIAGMTDRYAIKEHQRLTGQQLIQV
- the aroB gene encoding 3-dehydroquinate synthase, giving the protein MSSQLSLITVPIALAERSYDILIAPGLLDQAASWQGLPKAAAALIVSNETVAPLYLERVRAQLASHFQRIETVVLPDGEEHKDWTSLNAIIDQLLATACDRKTVLVALGGGVIGDMTGFAAAVYMRGVPFVQVPTTLLSQVDSSVGGKTAINHPLGKNMVGAFYQPVRVLADLDTLDTLPQRELSAGLAEVIKYGPIADAAFLDWIEANLDALMARDKTALAHAVKRSCEIKAWVVGQDERESGLRAILNFGHTFGHAIETGLGYGEWLHGEGVGCGMVMASELSVRLGLMPAEFASRMRRVIQRAGLPTIGPRLGTERYLELMRVDKKAEGGEIRFVLIEALGKAVMRSAPEALVAEVLEHCTAA
- a CDS encoding shikimate kinase; amino-acid sequence: MRLALVGMPGGGKSTVGKQLARQLDVPFVDSDAEIEKRIGCSIKEFFAREGEEAFRLIESEVIATLLSHEQEMVLATGGGAVLREENRQCLHEQATVIYLRSTPEELFRRLRHDTTRPLLQVKDPMGKLRELFGQRDPLYRRTAHYVLETGRPSVHGLVNMVLMQLELAGLVSPTRVKASVGAERDV
- a CDS encoding type IV pilus secretin PilQ, with the translated sequence MLLPLQAWAQNSIKSINSVQQAGTEVVRIELAQPLTEVPRGFTVQTPPRVAIDLAGVSNDLGRSLIEINQGNLRTIAVAQAGERTRLVLNLRQPAGYRAEIQGNALVLFLENSTPTAVTASGTSEPVHFAQSLNASPQSLREIDFRRGQDGTGRVIVNLPSNQVGVDIQQQGQSLVVEFLRSTLPEALRRRLDVTDFGTPVQAISTNQVGDRVRMVVEPKGAWEHSAYQTDNQFVLEVRPQKVDPNKLVQGPGFAGDKLSLNFQNIEVRALLQVIADFTNFNVVTSDTVTGSVTLRLKDVPWDQALDIIMQAKNLGLRKTGNVLLIAPKDELAAKEKMELEAKAQIANLEPVRTQAFQLNYTKAEEVAKGLTGQSTSGSGGNSGAATTRILSPRGSVIYETRTNQLFVSDIPSKLEEIQAMIAKIDIPVRQVLIEARIVEADDKFGRALGVKLGSQDLRGIQGGIPGYNLSGNNYLTLGGNYNAVGAQTGQGVAQSYANSQFVNLPANVSSDTFGGANPVSFALSLFSAASNRFLNLELSALEADGKGKIVSSPRVITADQVKALIEQGEELPYQVATASGATSIAFKKAVLKLEVTPQITPEGNVIMNVDVNKDSRGTLTPQGYAINNKHVQTQVLVENGGTVVIGGIFTQDERIDESKVPLLGDIPIIGNLFKNKSRISSKTELLIFLTPKVVTERAVVK
- a CDS encoding pilus assembly protein PilP produces the protein MDELQAWMKTEAGNAKASVPPLVPPKKFLPQPYEAMGGVDPYSTQKLSVAVKQEASQPNSLLAAELNRRREPLEAYPLDSMSMVGSLTRQERRYALVKVDNLLYQVKVGDYLGQNFGLVKQISETAITLRELVQDATGDQVERITTLQLQEKGR